Proteins from a single region of Phycisphaerae bacterium:
- the elbB gene encoding isoprenoid biosynthesis glyoxalase ElbB: MARAAVCLSGCGVKDGSEIHEAVLTLLALDQAGAQIVCCAPNVDQPAVVNHLTGATTSEKRNVLVESARIARGAIKDLATVHARDIDAIFFPGGLGAAKNLCTFADDGPTCKVNPEVQRIIGEMLAARKPIAAICIAPAMLARAAASQGVQAEVTIGTDHATAAAITKTGARHKDCLCASFVVDHEHRIVTTPAYMLGKGPAEVFEGIRGLVAEVMRMVKGG, encoded by the coding sequence ATGGCTCGCGCAGCAGTCTGTTTGTCAGGATGCGGCGTCAAGGACGGCTCGGAAATTCACGAGGCAGTTTTGACACTTCTGGCACTGGATCAAGCCGGCGCCCAGATCGTCTGCTGCGCCCCAAATGTCGACCAGCCAGCGGTGGTCAACCATCTGACTGGAGCAACCACCAGCGAGAAACGTAACGTCCTGGTCGAATCCGCCCGCATTGCCCGAGGCGCCATCAAGGACTTAGCCACGGTTCACGCTCGCGATATCGACGCAATCTTCTTTCCCGGCGGACTGGGCGCGGCCAAGAACCTCTGCACCTTCGCCGACGACGGCCCCACCTGCAAGGTCAACCCCGAAGTCCAGCGCATCATCGGTGAAATGCTCGCGGCCCGCAAGCCGATCGCCGCGATCTGCATTGCACCGGCCATGCTGGCTCGGGCTGCGGCGTCGCAGGGCGTTCAGGCCGAGGTCACCATCGGTACCGACCACGCCACCGCCGCGGCCATCACCAAGACCGGGGCCAGACACAAGGACTGCTTGTGCGCGTCATTCGTCGTCGACCATGAGCACCGCATCGTGACCACCCCCGCCTACATGCTGGGAAAAGGACCCGCCGAGGTCTTCGAGGGAATTCGCGGACTGGTCGCCGAGGTCATGAGAATGGTCAAAGGCGGTTGA
- a CDS encoding aldo/keto reductase has translation MNKRPITRRQFIEASAALTGGVMLAGLSASAADQPVKRTAVDQVTLGKSGIKLSRLGIGVGSNSGSVQRALGDEGFNKLIRYAYERGITYIDTADSYRTHAYVRRAIKGLPREKFFIQTKMGGIPEKPLQELDRFRKELGVDYVDSVLLHCMTSPDWDKSHKKVMDALEEAKQKKIIRVHGLSCHSLPALKRSVELDWVDVHLVRVNPQGAHMDTLSEKWDARSDTSHVPPVMEQLKLMHAKKHGVIGMKLIGNGDFTKAEDREKAARHAIQCGYLDAVVIGMKSHAEVDEAIERLNRALAEAPASKPMT, from the coding sequence ATGAACAAGAGACCGATTACCCGCCGTCAATTCATCGAAGCATCGGCCGCCCTCACCGGGGGCGTCATGCTGGCCGGACTCTCTGCTTCAGCCGCCGACCAGCCGGTGAAACGCACCGCGGTTGATCAGGTCACGCTGGGCAAGTCCGGCATCAAGCTCAGCCGGCTGGGCATCGGGGTCGGCAGCAACAGCGGCTCCGTCCAGCGTGCCCTGGGCGACGAGGGTTTCAACAAGCTCATCCGCTACGCCTACGAGCGTGGGATTACCTATATCGACACGGCCGACAGCTACAGGACGCACGCGTACGTCCGGCGGGCGATCAAGGGACTGCCACGCGAGAAGTTCTTCATCCAGACCAAAATGGGCGGCATCCCAGAGAAGCCGCTCCAGGAGCTCGACCGCTTTCGCAAGGAACTGGGCGTCGATTACGTCGACAGCGTGCTGCTGCACTGCATGACCTCCCCCGATTGGGACAAGAGCCACAAGAAGGTCATGGACGCGCTCGAGGAGGCCAAGCAGAAGAAGATCATCCGCGTGCACGGCCTGTCATGCCATAGTCTGCCCGCTCTGAAGCGCTCAGTCGAACTGGACTGGGTCGACGTGCACCTGGTTCGGGTTAATCCGCAAGGGGCTCACATGGACACGCTCTCGGAGAAGTGGGATGCCCGGAGCGACACCTCCCATGTACCACCGGTCATGGAACAGCTCAAGCTCATGCACGCCAAGAAGCACGGCGTGATCGGCATGAAACTCATCGGCAACGGCGACTTCACCAAGGCGGAGGATCGCGAGAAGGCCGCCCGACACGCCATACAGTGCGGCTACCTCGACGCCGTGGTCATCGGCATGAAGAGCCACGCCGAGGTGGACGAGGCCATCGAGCGGCTCAATCGGGCCCTGGCCGAGGCACCGGCGTCCAAACCGATGACCTGA
- the prfB gene encoding peptide chain release factor 2 (programmed frameshift): protein MHFEDPASTLETLSARIVAIRDSLDLPAKAVQRQELEMKMGAPGFWENQEVAQDVVRQLKAVKGVLEPAAALAKGQEDAAAMLELAREANDPEAYAELDKELVKLQEQLDAVELMTLLSGKNDACDCFFSIQAGAGGTEACDWAEMLLRMYLRYFERHDYKVSELARTDGEEAGIRSITLKVEGSYAMGYLSCERGVHRLVRISPFDANKRRHTSFAAVDVLPVLDELDVELKEAELEIVYFRRAAGAGGQNVNKVATAVRVKHIPTGMIVECVNERSQQQNKRVAMAILQSKIEQAKQAERDQELQKLYGDRGEIAWGNQIRSYVLDDRRVKDHRTNHETGQPEKVLDGDLQLFIEAELRRRAKSRKDG from the exons ATGCACTTTGAGGACCCGGCCAGTACGCTGGAAACCCTTTCGGCCCGGATCGTCGCGATCCGGGACTCTCTT GACTTGCCCGCCAAGGCCGTCCAGCGTCAGGAACTTGAGATGAAGATGGGGGCTCCGGGCTTCTGGGAAAACCAGGAGGTCGCGCAAGACGTCGTTCGCCAACTCAAGGCGGTCAAGGGCGTTCTTGAACCCGCGGCCGCGCTGGCCAAGGGCCAGGAAGATGCCGCCGCAATGCTCGAGCTCGCCCGGGAAGCGAACGACCCGGAGGCCTACGCGGAGTTGGACAAGGAACTGGTCAAGTTGCAGGAGCAGCTTGACGCAGTCGAACTGATGACCTTGCTGTCCGGCAAGAACGATGCCTGCGACTGCTTCTTCAGCATTCAGGCCGGAGCCGGCGGGACCGAGGCCTGCGACTGGGCGGAAATGCTCCTGCGAATGTACCTGCGCTATTTCGAGCGGCACGACTACAAGGTGTCGGAACTCGCCCGCACCGACGGCGAGGAGGCCGGCATCCGCAGCATCACCCTCAAGGTCGAGGGCTCCTACGCCATGGGCTACCTGTCGTGCGAGCGCGGCGTCCACCGCCTGGTGCGAATCAGCCCGTTCGACGCCAACAAACGCCGTCACACCAGCTTCGCGGCCGTGGACGTCCTCCCCGTCCTGGACGAACTCGACGTCGAACTCAAGGAAGCCGAACTCGAAATCGTCTACTTCCGCCGCGCGGCAGGAGCCGGCGGTCAAAACGTCAACAAGGTCGCGACGGCCGTTCGCGTCAAGCACATTCCGACCGGCATGATCGTCGAATGCGTGAACGAACGCAGCCAACAGCAAAACAAGCGGGTGGCCATGGCGATCCTGCAGTCTAAAATCGAACAGGCCAAGCAGGCCGAGCGCGACCAGGAGCTGCAGAAGCTCTATGGCGATCGCGGCGAAATCGCGTGGGGCAACCAGATCCGCAGCTACGTGCTCGACGACCGGCGGGTCAAGGACCATCGAACCAATCACGAAACCGGCCAGCCGGAGAAGGTCCTGGACGGAGACCTGCAGCTGTTTATTGAAGCAGAGCTCCGAAGGCGGGCGAAAAGCCGCAAGGATGGATAG
- a CDS encoding UbiX family flavin prenyltransferase, whose product MPRNIVLAITGASGGLYALRLLDCLEAAGVLTHLIVSPHGRRLLAEECGVERMEPEAVLGRPSNRVTIYPAGDLACRLASGSFVTDGMVVCPCSSNTLGKIASGLGDNLVTRAAQVTLKEGRRLVLVHREMPLSGIDLESMLRIQRAGGIVCPASPGFYLKPTSVGELVDFVAGRVLDLLAVSHQLSVRWAK is encoded by the coding sequence ATGCCACGTAATATCGTCCTGGCGATCACCGGGGCGAGTGGGGGACTTTATGCCCTCCGGCTTCTCGACTGCCTGGAGGCGGCCGGGGTCCTGACCCACCTCATCGTCTCGCCGCACGGACGCCGGTTGCTGGCCGAGGAGTGTGGCGTCGAGCGGATGGAGCCGGAAGCGGTGCTGGGGCGGCCATCGAACCGCGTCACGATCTACCCGGCCGGCGATCTCGCGTGTCGGCTCGCCAGCGGATCTTTCGTTACCGATGGGATGGTTGTTTGTCCCTGCAGCAGCAACACACTCGGTAAGATCGCTTCCGGACTGGGTGATAACCTCGTCACTCGGGCGGCCCAGGTGACCCTCAAGGAGGGCCGGCGCCTCGTGCTGGTTCACCGCGAAATGCCCCTGAGCGGCATCGATCTGGAGAGCATGCTTAGAATCCAGCGCGCGGGTGGAATCGTGTGTCCGGCCTCCCCTGGTTTCTACCTGAAGCCCACCTCGGTCGGCGAACTCGTGGATTTCGTCGCGGGCCGGGTCCTTGACCTCCTGGCCGTCTCCCACCAGCTCTCGGTACGGTGGGCGAAGTGA
- a CDS encoding ubiquinone/menaquinone biosynthesis methyltransferase, giving the protein MDGSTNSGLGGREPASGLVWDEGRLVSPHSTKDKADRVRRMFNAIAPTYEWVNSVASVGRDQSWRQEMVILANPTAEDVLLDVACGTGDVARTFADSPRRPGRIIGIDFAEEMLRRAVHRPIGGGLFAQADALCLPVADGSVSIVTCAFGIRNFQNLSAGLAEMARALGPGGRAVLLEFSVPANVFLRYSYLIYFKWIMPWFATLMSRDRTGAYRYLPRSVVSFLPRQAIRSALEAAGFSQVGVHPRSCGVVCIYVATRNGASPKRNGGA; this is encoded by the coding sequence ATGGATGGCTCCACGAACAGCGGTCTTGGCGGGCGTGAACCTGCCAGCGGCCTGGTGTGGGACGAGGGCCGGCTCGTTTCCCCTCATTCGACCAAGGACAAGGCCGATCGCGTACGCCGCATGTTCAACGCCATCGCACCCACTTACGAGTGGGTCAACTCCGTCGCCAGCGTCGGCCGCGATCAGTCCTGGCGGCAGGAGATGGTCATTCTGGCAAACCCGACGGCCGAGGATGTCCTTCTCGACGTCGCATGCGGAACTGGCGATGTGGCTCGCACGTTCGCCGACTCCCCGCGACGCCCCGGCCGCATCATCGGGATCGACTTCGCCGAAGAGATGCTGCGACGAGCGGTGCACCGTCCGATCGGCGGAGGCCTGTTCGCCCAGGCCGATGCGCTGTGTCTTCCGGTGGCCGATGGTAGCGTGTCGATCGTCACTTGCGCGTTTGGGATTCGCAACTTCCAGAACCTTTCCGCCGGCTTGGCCGAAATGGCTCGGGCGCTTGGTCCCGGCGGCCGAGCTGTCCTGCTCGAGTTCTCCGTTCCCGCCAACGTCTTCCTGCGATACTCGTACCTGATCTACTTCAAGTGGATCATGCCTTGGTTCGCGACGCTGATGAGCCGTGATCGCACCGGGGCATATCGCTATTTGCCGCGTTCGGTGGTAAGCTTCCTACCCAGGCAGGCTATTCGGTCGGCGCTGGAAGCAGCCGGTTTCAGTCAGGTCGGCGTGCATCCGCGATCCTGCGGCGTCGTCTGCATCTACGTCGCGACCAGGAACGGCGCATCGCCCAAGCGTAACGGAGGCGCATAG
- a CDS encoding DinB family protein, with protein MKASDALKASLESAKGWMLALVSDIQDAPTTFPTSNKGNHPLWCLGHVIHSEAGMVSGMVQGKPCPTAQWEALFGMGSVPDADSRKYPSMAALLAEWEKVRAETLKVLAAMSDADLDKPAHCPPELRPMFGTVGQVFAMIGLHITFHAGQVADARRALGRKPLLA; from the coding sequence ATGAAGGCCTCGGACGCACTGAAGGCGTCGCTGGAGAGCGCGAAGGGGTGGATGTTGGCCTTGGTCAGCGATATCCAGGATGCACCCACAACCTTTCCCACGTCCAACAAGGGCAACCATCCCCTCTGGTGTCTCGGGCATGTGATCCATTCGGAAGCCGGCATGGTTTCCGGCATGGTTCAGGGGAAGCCGTGTCCGACGGCGCAGTGGGAGGCTCTGTTTGGCATGGGCAGTGTGCCTGATGCTGACAGCAGGAAGTACCCGAGCATGGCCGCCCTGTTGGCCGAGTGGGAGAAGGTGCGTGCTGAGACGCTGAAGGTTCTCGCGGCGATGAGCGACGCGGACCTCGACAAGCCCGCACACTGTCCTCCCGAGCTCAGGCCGATGTTTGGCACGGTCGGGCAGGTCTTCGCCATGATCGGGCTTCACATCACCTTCCATGCGGGGCAGGTGGCCGATGCCCGCCGTGCATTGGGCCGCAAACCCCTGCTTGCCTAG
- a CDS encoding polyprenol monophosphomannose synthase translates to MSQCGQSTSGQTPEASIVIPTYREAENAKSLLTRIAQVMRRDGRLYEILIVDDDSRDGIDRVVRDLATICPARLITRTGLRDLSQAVLEGMRQARGRLILVMDADLSHPPEAIPRLLDALEKPPTDYVIGSRYVAGGRTRRWGRGRRFNSFVATLLARPLTGRIKDPMAGLFAIHRSTFERARGLDPVGYKIGLELLCRCRCQHPLEVPITFKERIGGQSKLNLEQQMRYLLHLDRLYRSYAWKWGIVVRPLLWALWGTLHMYCRLTRLWQKPVNAPQS, encoded by the coding sequence ATGAGCCAATGCGGGCAATCGACCTCAGGTCAGACGCCCGAGGCCTCCATCGTCATTCCGACCTATCGAGAGGCGGAAAACGCGAAGTCCCTGCTGACCAGAATCGCGCAGGTGATGCGCCGCGACGGACGGTTGTACGAGATTCTCATCGTGGATGACGACAGCCGCGACGGCATCGATCGGGTGGTGCGTGATCTCGCGACAATCTGTCCGGCACGGCTCATCACCCGAACGGGTCTTCGCGATCTGAGCCAGGCGGTCTTGGAGGGAATGCGTCAGGCCCGGGGTCGGCTGATCCTGGTCATGGACGCGGATCTGAGTCATCCCCCGGAAGCCATTCCACGGCTGCTCGATGCACTGGAGAAGCCGCCGACGGACTATGTCATCGGCAGCCGATACGTCGCCGGCGGACGGACCAGACGCTGGGGCAGAGGACGGCGATTCAACAGCTTCGTCGCTACGTTGCTCGCCCGGCCGCTGACCGGCCGGATCAAGGACCCGATGGCCGGCCTGTTCGCCATTCACCGCTCGACCTTTGAACGCGCCCGTGGTCTCGACCCCGTAGGCTACAAGATCGGCCTGGAACTGCTGTGCCGTTGCCGCTGCCAACACCCTCTGGAGGTTCCCATAACCTTTAAGGAACGTATTGGAGGTCAGAGCAAACTGAACCTCGAACAGCAGATGCGGTACCTGCTCCATCTCGACCGCCTGTACCGCAGCTACGCCTGGAAGTGGGGCATTGTGGTCCGCCCCCTGCTCTGGGCCCTTTGGGGGACGCTCCACATGTACTGCCGGCTGACCCGCTTGTGGCAGAAACCGGTCAACGCTCCTCAGTCCTGA
- a CDS encoding LacI family DNA-binding transcriptional regulator has protein sequence MTLSDVARRVGVAPSTVSYILRRVEPHFSRYAKDTIARVQQVAAEIGYAPSLLATSLRRRQVPFFGVFFEFVRRGDAAPDGGQSIMMWQVCEGIANAARQDHRYPVVLTSPNPASGLPVSAHELDLIVRSGLSGVIAAVHPETWVNHVARWEEAGVPCISLFDAGSQDRPRWYVDLDNDAVGRSAWEYLYRHGHRRAICLHQSESSQAISDRMAAFSQAAGSACEQTRVEEMILTPEQVRQADAGQFQSCRLLIDALERGRSTAVFAADGGASLIAYQVLGAYGRRVPGECSIIGIDLPLWCSASGFVTQVACSGTLIGQAAAKLLVERVNGESGEPRHTLVSPVLLERSSVGSV, from the coding sequence GTGACACTCAGTGACGTTGCCCGCCGCGTGGGTGTGGCCCCGTCCACCGTAAGCTACATCCTCCGGCGGGTGGAACCGCATTTCTCGCGCTATGCCAAAGATACCATCGCCCGTGTCCAGCAGGTCGCTGCGGAGATCGGTTATGCGCCGAGTCTGCTGGCGACCTCGCTGCGCCGCAGGCAAGTGCCGTTCTTCGGGGTGTTTTTCGAGTTCGTTCGGCGCGGCGACGCGGCTCCGGACGGCGGGCAGTCCATCATGATGTGGCAGGTCTGCGAGGGCATCGCCAACGCGGCGCGCCAGGATCATCGTTATCCGGTGGTGCTGACCAGCCCCAATCCCGCCTCCGGTCTGCCGGTCTCGGCTCATGAACTGGACCTGATTGTTCGGTCGGGGCTGTCTGGGGTGATCGCCGCGGTCCACCCGGAGACCTGGGTGAACCACGTGGCCCGCTGGGAGGAGGCGGGCGTGCCCTGCATCAGCCTGTTCGATGCCGGATCGCAGGACCGGCCTCGATGGTACGTGGACCTCGACAATGATGCCGTTGGCCGGTCGGCCTGGGAATACCTTTACCGGCACGGCCATCGCCGGGCGATCTGTCTCCATCAGAGCGAGTCCAGCCAGGCCATTTCGGACCGGATGGCGGCGTTCAGTCAGGCGGCCGGTTCCGCCTGCGAGCAGACGAGGGTCGAGGAGATGATCCTCACCCCTGAGCAGGTGCGGCAGGCCGATGCCGGGCAGTTCCAGTCCTGTCGTCTGCTGATTGATGCCCTTGAGCGGGGAAGGTCGACGGCCGTATTTGCCGCGGATGGCGGAGCCAGCCTGATCGCGTACCAGGTTCTCGGCGCTTACGGACGGCGTGTGCCGGGCGAATGCTCGATCATCGGTATCGACCTGCCGTTGTGGTGCAGTGCTTCGGGCTTCGTGACCCAAGTGGCTTGTTCCGGCACGCTCATAGGCCAAGCGGCCGCGAAGTTGCTCGTCGAGCGCGTCAACGGCGAGAGCGGCGAACCTCGGCACACGCTGGTTTCCCCGGTGCTCCTGGAACGATCGAGTGTGGGATCGGTCTGA
- a CDS encoding glycosyltransferase family 39 protein encodes MTRQADGAISVVPQRFGESVIERTPRIAIKTSLLTCNGPSPAVSASIVLLLLVSSLGAVLGGPPLGDHEAIVAECARNMRLSGDWLVPQFLDTPFLRKPPLPYWLVAGTSFLLPHDPDTGLPVTALVARLPSALAAFGTVLLLWRLGTAMFGGRAGIMAAVIAGSSLCFMLYAPNATAEMILTFCCTWACLHFWFAVTCHSPRRRLLHLLLFYIALGLGMLAKGPAPLPLTAVPLAVWWYTERPLRVLAKGGMAGARRAPVVFIRGLKSRTVQAFTRLGLIPGLIVFALMFVPWILAVAAKHPHAWDLWNWQYVQRAEGDYLDSRPRGVFYYLPLVLGFSAPWLFLLPEALLSPWMKRYTPARRALLFCGVWAMVGIMIMSLEPFKKPYYILPGMPALILMMAVVADRFYGSSPPSARLGWAVWALFAVSLIIALVVGSDYVRQEAPDTALRIMLIASVAALALLIAGVCYVRRRGWWAVGVTATATIAAFQLIWHTCGSTIASVEKVAALYRTLETAGVPAIGPVLWVDQRPDARLSFYFARQSRYMITPAEIVTEMLDRTQGKDKLLMMTMERASDLLKSPQPVYLILARKNYDLMKSELFGRAFLIDAIHLPGDPARKDWMVVSNVQQSQATRGTP; translated from the coding sequence TTGACACGCCAAGCCGATGGGGCTATCTCTGTCGTGCCGCAGCGGTTCGGAGAATCAGTCATCGAGCGAACGCCGAGGATAGCGATCAAGACTAGTCTGCTAACCTGTAACGGCCCCTCTCCGGCCGTGAGCGCCAGCATCGTGTTGCTGCTGCTGGTGTCCTCTTTGGGCGCTGTCCTTGGCGGGCCACCCCTGGGCGATCACGAGGCCATCGTGGCCGAGTGCGCTCGCAACATGCGATTGTCTGGTGACTGGCTCGTGCCGCAATTCCTGGACACGCCTTTTCTGCGCAAGCCGCCGCTGCCTTACTGGCTGGTCGCGGGCACGTCGTTTCTGCTTCCACACGACCCTGATACAGGCTTACCCGTGACCGCACTCGTCGCCCGACTTCCCTCGGCGTTGGCGGCCTTCGGAACCGTGCTGCTGCTCTGGCGGCTGGGCACTGCCATGTTCGGAGGCCGAGCGGGTATCATGGCCGCGGTGATCGCTGGCTCGAGCCTCTGTTTCATGCTCTACGCTCCAAACGCGACAGCCGAGATGATCCTGACGTTTTGCTGCACGTGGGCATGCCTGCATTTCTGGTTCGCAGTAACCTGTCACTCGCCGAGGCGGCGCCTGCTTCACCTGCTGCTGTTCTACATCGCCTTGGGACTTGGCATGCTGGCCAAAGGGCCGGCGCCGCTGCCTCTCACCGCCGTTCCGCTGGCCGTGTGGTGGTACACCGAGCGCCCGTTGCGCGTTCTGGCGAAGGGGGGAATGGCCGGCGCTCGCCGAGCGCCCGTCGTCTTCATCCGCGGCCTGAAGTCTCGGACCGTCCAAGCGTTCACCCGACTGGGCCTCATCCCGGGCCTGATCGTCTTCGCGTTGATGTTTGTACCGTGGATCCTGGCCGTCGCCGCCAAACATCCTCACGCCTGGGATCTCTGGAATTGGCAGTACGTTCAGCGGGCCGAAGGCGATTACCTCGACTCCCGACCGCGCGGAGTGTTCTACTACCTACCCCTCGTCCTCGGTTTTAGCGCCCCGTGGCTGTTCCTGCTTCCCGAAGCCCTCCTCAGTCCCTGGATGAAGCGATACACCCCTGCCCGCCGCGCGCTGCTCTTCTGCGGAGTCTGGGCCATGGTGGGCATCATGATCATGTCGCTCGAGCCGTTCAAGAAGCCCTATTACATCCTGCCGGGCATGCCAGCGCTGATCCTCATGATGGCCGTCGTGGCTGACCGGTTCTACGGCAGCTCACCGCCCTCGGCCCGCCTCGGTTGGGCGGTGTGGGCACTGTTCGCCGTCAGCCTGATCATCGCGCTTGTGGTTGGCTCTGACTATGTGCGGCAAGAGGCCCCCGACACGGCGCTGCGAATCATGCTGATCGCATCCGTGGCCGCTCTCGCTCTGCTCATTGCGGGCGTCTGTTACGTTCGTCGGCGCGGCTGGTGGGCGGTCGGTGTCACCGCCACCGCAACGATCGCCGCCTTTCAGTTGATCTGGCACACCTGCGGTTCGACTATCGCCAGCGTCGAAAAGGTCGCCGCCCTGTACCGGACACTGGAGACTGCGGGAGTGCCGGCCATCGGCCCGGTCCTGTGGGTCGATCAACGGCCCGACGCCCGGCTCAGTTTCTACTTCGCCCGCCAGAGCCGATACATGATCACCCCGGCCGAGATTGTGACCGAGATGCTGGACCGCACCCAAGGCAAGGACAAGCTTCTGATGATGACGATGGAGCGAGCCTCGGACCTGCTGAAATCGCCGCAGCCGGTCTACCTGATCCTTGCACGCAAGAACTATGACCTGATGAAGTCGGAATTGTTCGGCCGGGCGTTCCTGATCGACGCTATTCACCTGCCCGGCGATCCTGCCCGCAAGGATTGGATGGTGGTCTCGAACGTCCAACAATCCCAGGCAACAAGAGGGACACCATGA
- a CDS encoding UbiD family decarboxylase, with product MPFPDLQSFIVELERRDQLRRVRPEVDPILEVTEIADRVGKSPCPEGAAGAPSTDRAHGGLGGRALLFEKVRGSRIPVLINAFGSYARVKLALGCQDLDELGARIEQLLRPELPTTLLDKLRKLPDLAKLAGLGPKVVKRGICQEVMHIDDVDLGSLPIIQCWPDDGDLASEPCEVERSGGPIVESAGSEGRTGRYITLGGVYTRDPEDGYINVGMYRIQVFGPRLAAAHWHVHHDGARIYRKWAARGEPMPMAVVLGGEPVLTYAATCPLPPGISELLLAGFLHQGAIELVPAKTIPLDVPANAEIVIEGHVDPKDRFIEGPFGDHTGFYSLSGPYPVFRVTAITHRREPIYPATIVGRPPMEDYYLGKATERVFLPLLRTLIPDVIDYHLPMFGAFHNFAFIKIRKEYPYQARKVIHSIWGAGQMMLSKFIVVVDEHVDVHDEQQVMFAVGANVDPRRDTVVVDGPLDILDHAAPFEGAGSKMGIDATRKIPGEGVVRRWPMALGMSPAVKERVNRRWRELGLD from the coding sequence GTGCCCTTTCCTGATCTTCAGTCGTTTATCGTCGAACTCGAGCGGCGCGACCAGCTGCGCCGTGTGCGGCCCGAGGTCGACCCGATCCTGGAAGTGACCGAGATTGCCGATCGCGTCGGGAAGTCTCCGTGTCCGGAAGGGGCGGCGGGGGCGCCGTCCACGGATCGGGCCCACGGCGGCTTGGGTGGCCGGGCTCTGCTCTTCGAGAAGGTGCGCGGCTCGCGGATTCCGGTCCTGATCAACGCGTTCGGCAGCTACGCTCGTGTGAAGCTGGCTCTGGGGTGCCAGGATCTTGACGAACTTGGGGCACGGATAGAGCAGCTTCTCAGGCCCGAGTTGCCCACCACCTTGCTGGATAAACTCAGGAAGCTGCCTGATCTCGCCAAGCTGGCTGGCCTCGGTCCCAAGGTCGTTAAACGCGGCATCTGCCAGGAGGTCATGCACATCGATGACGTGGATCTTGGCTCACTACCGATTATCCAGTGTTGGCCTGACGACGGCGATCTGGCGTCCGAGCCGTGCGAGGTCGAGCGATCGGGCGGGCCCATCGTCGAGTCGGCCGGGTCCGAGGGTCGAACCGGGCGCTACATCACCCTCGGCGGGGTGTACACCCGCGACCCGGAGGATGGTTACATCAACGTCGGCATGTACCGCATCCAGGTTTTTGGCCCACGGCTGGCGGCCGCCCATTGGCATGTCCACCATGACGGGGCCAGGATCTACCGCAAGTGGGCCGCCCGCGGTGAGCCGATGCCCATGGCCGTCGTGCTCGGCGGGGAGCCCGTCCTGACCTACGCGGCGACCTGCCCGCTGCCGCCGGGAATCAGCGAACTTCTGCTCGCCGGGTTCCTTCATCAGGGTGCCATCGAACTGGTGCCCGCCAAGACGATCCCGCTGGATGTACCCGCCAATGCCGAAATCGTCATCGAAGGTCACGTCGATCCGAAGGACCGCTTCATCGAGGGGCCTTTCGGCGATCATACCGGGTTCTACTCGCTGTCTGGTCCGTACCCGGTCTTCCGCGTTACCGCCATCACTCATCGGCGCGAACCGATTTACCCGGCGACCATCGTCGGCCGGCCGCCGATGGAGGACTACTACCTCGGCAAGGCCACCGAGCGCGTGTTCCTGCCGTTGCTCAGGACCCTGATCCCGGACGTGATCGATTACCACCTGCCCATGTTCGGCGCCTTCCACAACTTTGCCTTCATCAAGATTCGGAAGGAGTATCCGTACCAGGCTCGGAAGGTGATCCACAGCATCTGGGGTGCGGGGCAGATGATGCTCAGCAAGTTCATCGTCGTGGTGGACGAGCACGTGGACGTTCATGACGAGCAGCAGGTGATGTTTGCGGTGGGGGCCAATGTCGATCCCCGCCGCGACACGGTCGTCGTCGACGGCCCGCTGGACATCCTCGACCACGCCGCGCCGTTTGAAGGGGCCGGCAGCAAGATGGGTATCGATGCCACGCGCAAGATTCCCGGCGAGGGCGTGGTTCGACGCTGGCCGATGGCCCTGGGCATGTCGCCCGCGGTCAAGGAGCGGGTGAACCGCCGATGGAGAGAACTCGGGCTCGACTGA